The Thermodesulfovibrionales bacterium genomic sequence GATGCCCATGAACTCGAGTTCGTTCACCCTGCCGAAATGGGCAGTCGAAGTCAGGAAGGCATCATGGAAAGCTGCCACCTTTGGGGTCAGAGGCTCTATGTGACCTTCCTTCGACATCTGTTTCAATGTCTCGGTGATTCTCGCTGTCTGGATATCGTTGGGACACCGGGTGCCGCAGGTATAACAGGCAACGCATTTCCAGACGAGAAGATTGTTCAGGGCTTCGGCTTTTTCCCCGAGCAGTATCATCCGAATTAACCGGTCGGGCGTGACACCCTCGGTCTCATCGCCGACCGGACAGCCTGCGGCGCAGCGACGGCACTGGTAACAGGCGAGTAAGTTCTGGCCTGACCTCTCCATGATTTCCTCTGCAAGGGGCTGGAATATCCCGGGTTCGAAGTTAAGAGCACTTGTCGGCATAACGAGACTCCTTAGTTCTTTGCTGGTTCTTTAGAGACAGAATAATGGCTTTTCCGCACACATTTTAGTTTAGCACAATAAACAAAGGAATTACTATATAAATATCGTCCCCACTCACTGAATTCTTTGCAAAGGGAGAACAAGGTCATTCTCTAATCTGGAATACGCTGCTACCAACAAGAACCTCTGAACTCCCTAATAGTCTATAGGATTTCCTAAAGAAATCTATTAATAATATTAATAGTCTTTCGAAAAGTCAAGCGTGAAGATGTCACGAATTATCCCCTCTCATGAAGTCAAGAGAGACAGGAGAGTGCAGTATTACTGAAGAACCTATCTTCTGAGAGATTTGAGGAGTGGCCTAAACACCGGGTCAACCTTTGCGAGTGAACCGAGTACGAACTCTTCGATGGCCCTGTTATCAGTCAGGAGAAGACCTCCCGGCAACGCATCATATCTGACCTGAGCTCGTCCCATGGACTCATGCCCGCCCGCGCTCCCTATGACACCGAATGTTCTGCGCGCCAGGTATCCCGCGTCCTTTTTGATGCCATCATTCCGAAAGACCACCACGAGCGTGTCTCCCACTACTCCGCTGACCAGCGCCCATGATACGTTTTCGACCCTGATCAAGAAGTCGGCCACCTGCACGCACACGTCGAAGAACGGGACCGGTCCGAGGTGCGAGAACATGACACCGTTCAAAAAACGCCGCCTGACGAGCCCTACGGTAAAGTAGTCGAGACCTTCCCATGAGAACTGTGAAAACTCTATCTGATTAACGGTGTCTCTGTCCGCTTTTCTCCGCAACCATCTTATCGCTTCCATGTCGCCATGGCTCATGTCTCCCATGAAATGGCGCGAATCAGTCTTAAGCCCATAAAAGAGGGCGCACGCGAGGTTCTTGGTAAGGCGGACGCCCGCGGCCCTCAGATACTCCGTCATGATCGACGAAGTGGACAGATAGTTAGGTCGGACATCGACAAACTCTGCCGGGATTGTATTTGAGATGGGATGGTGATCTATCACGATATCACAACGCGGGAGGCTGAAGTCCGTGAAGAATTGGGGCTGGGAATCAACGATCGCTATAACATCAGCGCGGGCTGCTTCCTCCTCGCTCACCGGAAAGGCAGGAATCTTCAGGCGTCTTATCATGGAGGCGTTCTCAGGTCTTCCTATCGCCCCTGTATAGCCTATTTTTACAATCCGCTTTCGTGTTTCAAGTATCCTCTTCAGTGCGAGGGCGCTCGCGAGTGCATCCGGGTCGGGGTTCGCGTATATTATGACACTGACATCCTTGGCGCCGGCACATACCTCTCTCAAGCGCTCAAGCCTATGGCGCATGTTCTCGCGATTTACCACGTCTCTGCCCTTTGCGGTCATCAATCTATTAGCAATATTACCAAAACCCAAAAAGATATGGGGTCGGACGAATCGAAATGTTCATTGCCCCCTCCAGCAATGCCCGCCAATAGAGTTCATGCAGTTCGCCTGCTCATTCCGCCTTCAGAGAGCATAACGGAAACGGTCCGGCGGAGCTAAGGCAAGGTTCCTTAGTCGGCGACTATCGTCTCTTGCTCAACACCTCTATCGCCAGCGGAATTGTGCTGACCGCTCCCACAATTAATAGCGTCCACCCTATAGCCTTTCTCTCATCCTCATTCAATCTGTCCGCCAGCAGCAGAGCTGCCCCTGCTCCCAGCATGCCGCGTGTGCCGGCAATAAGGGCGACCTGCGGTAACGTCAGTTCTGTCTTCTTCATATCGCCTCCTCAGAATCAAATCACTCCTTCTCTGCGACTCTTACCGGACCCCACATTATTTATTATAAGAATTATATCACTTCCGACTGACCATGCAATCGCCTGACGGTCTCACTTAAGAGCGACTCTCGGGGGGATGGTTGATCGGAGAAAGAGCTCTATCTCTCCGGGAAACAGGTCTCTTTGTCAAACTACAACAGGGAACGTTGTCTGCTAACACATCATCGAAGGCAGACGAGCGCTCCATAAAAAGACGCAGAGGCTAATCTGCCTTTTCCAGAGTTATGTATACCTTTGTCCCTTGCTGATGGATCGGCTCAAAATCTATTTCACCGAAGTTCTTGCGCAGAGCAAGTCTTGCGATCGAAAGGCCGAGACCGGATCCTTTGGGTTTTGTGGAATAAAAGGGTGAGAAAATGTCCGAGATATTGGCCAGATTTATTACATCCCCATTATTGAAAACTTCAATCCCTACCGTGTGAGGCGGGACGTTTTGCAGGAAGGATGCTATTCGCACATAAGGGCTCTTTGCCGCACGGGCTGCCTCCACGCTGTTTTCGATAATGTAGTAGAAAAGATGACGAAGGTCCACCGGGTCACCCTTCACGAAGCGGGCATCGGGGCTCAGGAGGACTTCCACTTTTACCCCTTCGAGCTTCTTTCGCGCAGAAAGCTTTTGAAGCATGTTTTCGATGACCGTTTCGAGCATGCATTGTTCGAAGCTTGCCTCACGCTGAAACATCTCGATATAAGTATTTATGTCTTCTATCATGTCTTCGCAGCGGCTCGCAGAGGAGATGAGAAATTCATAATCCTCGTAAAGGGTATCTTTGGGATCGATATGGCGCTGAAGCCTCCTGAGATTGCCTCCGATAATGGTGACGGGATTGCGGATCTTGTCCGCTATCCCCTTGAGGATTTCGACGTCGCACCGAACTGTGGCTTCTATATAAGCACTCGTCTCGACAAGGATGCAGGAGTCCACGAGCTTATCCACGACGGGCATTATTTCAACTGCAACCTGCGGAGGAAAGTTATCGAGTACGAG encodes the following:
- a CDS encoding 4Fe-4S dicluster domain-containing protein; its protein translation is MPTSALNFEPGIFQPLAEEIMERSGQNLLACYQCRRCAAGCPVGDETEGVTPDRLIRMILLGEKAEALNNLLVWKCVACYTCGTRCPNDIQTARITETLKQMSKEGHIEPLTPKVAAFHDAFLTSTAHFGRVNELEFMGIYEMKTAKSELKRGGWKAILEEMMSQAKLGLSMMKNKRMHFGLDKVRGLPEVKALYTKSKEKARDRRNSADKI
- a CDS encoding DHH family phosphoesterase; this translates as MVNRENMRHRLERLREVCAGAKDVSVIIYANPDPDALASALALKRILETRKRIVKIGYTGAIGRPENASMIRRLKIPAFPVSEEEAARADVIAIVDSQPQFFTDFSLPRCDIVIDHHPISNTIPAEFVDVRPNYLSTSSIMTEYLRAAGVRLTKNLACALFYGLKTDSRHFMGDMSHGDMEAIRWLRRKADRDTVNQIEFSQFSWEGLDYFTVGLVRRRFLNGVMFSHLGPVPFFDVCVQVADFLIRVENVSWALVSGVVGDTLVVVFRNDGIKKDAGYLARRTFGVIGSAGGHESMGRAQVRYDALPGGLLLTDNRAIEEFVLGSLAKVDPVFRPLLKSLRR
- a CDS encoding ATP-binding protein; translated protein: MKYRALISAVPYQSFRLLMDKLRLTENDLLMLGHHRDFFISRKGEFAEYFYEFFSEIPETHILLEHFGKPDIMKLTWASWFERLFRENLDSNFINYLWRIGLKHVEINLDQRFTGLGFSLVRRFCHTLVLDNFPPQVAVEIMPVVDKLVDSCILVETSAYIEATVRCDVEILKGIADKIRNPVTIIGGNLRRLQRHIDPKDTLYEDYEFLISSASRCEDMIEDINTYIEMFQREASFEQCMLETVIENMLQKLSARKKLEGVKVEVLLSPDARFVKGDPVDLRHLFYYIIENSVEAARAAKSPYVRIASFLQNVPPHTVGIEVFNNGDVINLANISDIFSPFYSTKPKGSGLGLSIARLALRKNFGEIDFEPIHQQGTKVYITLEKAD